GCAGCGTCCCCGTATCACCCGTGTTGTTCCACACAGCGACCCGCCGCCCCCAGTAGAGATTTGCGGCGTCATCCGTACCGGCGCGGGTCCACACCTTGACTTCGGCGCCGGGGGAGAGCACGAACTGCGGAAAGACGTAGGTGTGCCGCTGCGCGCTGTCGTGGAGTTTCCAGCCGGTCATGTTCATAGGTTGGCTGGAGGTGTTGCGAATCAGCACATACTCGCCCTCGACGTCGGCGCCTGGCGGGTTGAACTCGATGTGGGCGATGACTACCCCTGTAGCGGCTGCGGCAGTGCTGGACGCAGCGCTGCTGATCCGGGTCACCGGCGCGGGAGCGGCAGCGGGCTTCGCCGCAGACGTCGGGGCGGCGGCGGGTCTGGCTTCAGCCGCAGGCGCTCCGGCGGGTTTCGTCTCGGCGGCGGGCTTTGCGCCGCCGGGCGCGGGCGCTCCGGCGGGTCTGGCTTCAGCCGCGGGCGCTCCGGCGGGTTTCGTCTCGGCGGCGGGCGCTGATGTCGAAGCAGGAGCGACGAGTGTGGCCTCTACGCCGCTGCGGACCGCCCAGCGCTTGATCTCACCTCCGGAGATTTCGGCAAAGTCACGAGGCAGACCGGCGAAGGCGTAGCTCAATTCACGGACGCCATTGCGAGCATGGTGGCGGGTTTGCGGGGGCAGCAGGCCCAGAAGCAATTCGAACAGGCCATAACCAACGCGCGCAACCGGGATCACTACTCCTTCCACCGTCCCGAGAATCCTATCCTGCTGCGGATTGGGACGCGACGTTGTGTCCTCGCTCATCGGTGCGCTCCTTAATCAGACGCAGACGGCGGTTTACCCATGAGGGCTCGCCCCTCCTCATCCCTCTCCTCGTTATCCTGGAGAAAAAACCACGCGCATGATACCACATGGAACTGCTTTCAGGGAACTGAGGTCTACTGGAGACTGGTGACCAATCCTGAATATTTTTCGACCAGAATGCGAGCCTGCTCGTCGGTGGCGCCTTCAGCGATCACCTGGAAGAAGGGGCCATCAGGGTCGGGAAGGATTAGAACCCATTCATTGCCCAGCTCGATCTTGATCCCGTCAATGTGGTT
This DNA window, taken from Chloroflexaceae bacterium, encodes the following:
- a CDS encoding lamin tail domain-containing protein, whose amino-acid sequence is MSEDTTSRPNPQQDRILGTVEGVVIPVARVGYGLFELLLGLLPPQTRHHARNGVRELSYAFAGLPRDFAEISGGEIKRWAVRSGVEATLVAPASTSAPAAETKPAGAPAAEARPAGAPAPGGAKPAAETKPAGAPAAEARPAAAPTSAAKPAAAPAPVTRISSAASSTAAAATGVVIAHIEFNPPGADVEGEYVLIRNTSSQPMNMTGWKLHDSAQRHTYVFPQFVLSPGAEVKVWTRAGTDDAANLYWGRRVAVWNNTGDTGTLLDASGAVVSRYTYTGDQGKGQA